The proteins below come from a single Thalassomonas actiniarum genomic window:
- a CDS encoding YncE family protein, translated as MILKNNIKRPFAFNRLLCKAMIPAVLLTGAGYSYASEVAAKATSHNKVMKGEKAGTAGDVKNESSYVLFESGQVRPMAISADGSRLFAVNTPDNHLEIFDVTDKGLSHVTSVPVGMEPVAVAVKSESEVWVVNHLSDSVSIVDLSLPVPAVKKTLLVGDEPRDIVFAGPNKDKAFITAAHRGQNAPFDPQLQTPGVGRADVWVFDSTKLGDDLGGTPQTIINLFSDTPRALAVSPDGSRVYAAAFQSGNQTTTLKAEMLKGGLDKAAPHVDIKGNEQPKTGLIVKYVDGNWVDNGDPLTKAAPKTWNDRVRFSLPDKDVFVIDAMAKTPKEIESISHVGTTLFNMVVNPKSGNVYVSNTDARNHVRFASSGDRSDTLRGHFVENQITLISGDKVKPLNLNKHITSYNEKLGTKAENYSSLSQPMEMVISKDGAKLYVAAYGSSKIGVFNTKQLEDDSFVPNGDDYIKLTGGGPSGIILDEGRNKLYTLTRFDNAIAEVNLATGKETAKVFLPNPEPESVTKGRPFLYDAALTSSRGDSACGSCHTFGDMDHLAWDLGDPDAAVAESPNTYLGVGPKSEIKDFFHPMKGPMVTQSLRGLPGQGPMHWRGDRTGASRDEDETIEEQAFEDFNIAFVDLQGRAEELTEEEMQQLTDFAMQLEYPPNPIRALDNSLTEKQHAGFKEYNIGAQIDQGIVDCNTCHQIDPAAKRYGTVGLMNMSVADTGRAEDFKIPHLRALYQKVGMFGSTGDAENGEEHKGEQIRGFGFNHDGASQTVYEVLSEDIFEFNSEEEKRNVELFSYMINSKLNPIVGQQITLNKGNYADKPVQERIDLLVSRAKIEKPVPECDLIVKGVIGGEARGGLMQSNGLFKLDSMSDSLISDKKLRKLAKQDGNHLTYTCVPPGSGQRMGIDRNEDGHFDRDEVARVAKAGSAK; from the coding sequence ATGATACTAAAAAATAATATTAAGCGTCCTTTCGCGTTTAATCGATTATTATGCAAGGCCATGATCCCTGCGGTTCTTTTGACCGGCGCCGGTTATAGCTATGCCAGTGAAGTTGCTGCTAAAGCGACAAGTCATAATAAAGTGATGAAAGGCGAAAAAGCCGGCACTGCCGGTGATGTGAAAAACGAATCGTCTTATGTCTTATTTGAATCGGGGCAGGTCAGACCGATGGCAATATCTGCCGATGGTTCGCGTTTGTTTGCCGTCAATACTCCGGATAACCATCTGGAAATTTTTGATGTTACCGACAAGGGACTCAGCCATGTAACTTCTGTGCCTGTGGGCATGGAACCGGTTGCGGTTGCGGTCAAATCTGAGAGCGAAGTTTGGGTGGTCAACCATTTATCCGACAGCGTCAGCATTGTTGATCTGAGTTTACCTGTGCCGGCGGTGAAAAAAACCTTACTGGTAGGGGATGAACCCCGGGATATCGTTTTCGCCGGACCGAACAAAGACAAAGCCTTTATTACCGCCGCTCACCGCGGTCAGAATGCGCCTTTTGATCCCCAACTGCAAACACCGGGCGTAGGCCGGGCCGATGTCTGGGTGTTTGATTCAACCAAGCTCGGCGATGATCTTGGCGGTACACCACAAACCATCATTAATTTATTCAGCGATACCCCAAGGGCATTGGCGGTCAGTCCTGACGGCAGCCGGGTTTATGCCGCGGCTTTCCAGTCGGGTAACCAAACCACGACCTTGAAAGCGGAAATGTTAAAAGGCGGCCTGGACAAAGCGGCGCCCCATGTTGATATCAAGGGTAATGAACAGCCTAAAACCGGTTTGATCGTTAAATATGTAGACGGCAACTGGGTTGATAACGGTGATCCCCTGACCAAGGCAGCGCCTAAGACCTGGAATGACAGGGTGCGTTTCTCCCTGCCGGATAAAGATGTTTTTGTGATCGATGCCATGGCGAAAACCCCTAAAGAAATAGAGTCTATCAGCCATGTGGGCACCACCTTGTTTAACATGGTGGTTAACCCTAAAAGCGGTAATGTTTACGTTTCCAACACAGATGCCCGAAACCATGTACGCTTTGCCAGCTCAGGCGATCGCAGCGATACCCTCAGGGGGCATTTTGTTGAAAACCAGATCACCCTGATCTCCGGTGATAAGGTCAAACCGTTAAACCTGAATAAACATATCACTTCCTACAATGAAAAACTCGGTACTAAGGCGGAGAATTACAGCAGTTTGTCCCAGCCGATGGAAATGGTGATTTCTAAAGACGGCGCTAAGCTTTATGTTGCCGCCTACGGTTCCAGTAAAATCGGTGTTTTTAATACCAAGCAGTTAGAAGATGACTCCTTTGTGCCTAACGGCGACGATTACATTAAGCTGACCGGCGGTGGTCCGAGCGGTATTATTCTTGACGAAGGCAGAAACAAACTTTATACCTTAACCCGGTTTGATAATGCCATTGCCGAAGTTAATCTTGCCACCGGCAAGGAAACGGCCAAGGTATTCCTGCCTAACCCTGAGCCGGAAAGTGTCACCAAAGGACGTCCTTTCCTTTACGATGCGGCGTTAACCTCCAGCCGCGGGGATTCGGCTTGTGGTTCTTGTCATACCTTTGGCGATATGGATCACCTGGCCTGGGATTTAGGTGACCCGGATGCCGCCGTTGCCGAGAGCCCCAATACTTACCTGGGTGTGGGACCCAAGTCGGAAATTAAAGACTTCTTCCACCCGATGAAAGGACCTATGGTGACCCAGAGTTTACGCGGTCTGCCGGGACAGGGACCTATGCACTGGCGCGGCGACCGTACCGGGGCTTCCAGAGATGAAGATGAAACCATCGAAGAGCAGGCGTTTGAAGATTTTAATATTGCCTTCGTTGACCTGCAGGGGCGCGCCGAAGAATTAACCGAAGAAGAAATGCAGCAACTGACCGACTTTGCCATGCAGCTGGAATATCCGCCTAACCCTATCCGGGCGCTGGATAACAGCCTGACGGAAAAACAGCATGCCGGTTTTAAAGAATATAATATTGGCGCCCAGATAGACCAGGGTATTGTCGACTGTAATACCTGTCACCAGATTGATCCGGCAGCCAAGCGATACGGCACCGTAGGATTAATGAATATGTCGGTGGCGGATACCGGCCGGGCAGAAGACTTTAAGATCCCGCATTTACGGGCCTTATACCAAAAAGTGGGTATGTTCGGCAGCACCGGCGATGCCGAGAATGGCGAAGAGCACAAGGGAGAGCAAATCCGCGGCTTCGGCTTTAACCATGACGGCGCCAGCCAGACGGTTTATGAAGTATTATCGGAAGATATTTTTGAGTTTAATTCTGAGGAAGAAAAACGTAATGTTGAACTCTTCAGCTATATGATCAACTCGAAATTAAATCCGATTGTCGGCCAGCAAATCACCCTGAACAAAGGTAACTACGCCGATAAGCCGGTACAGGAGCGTATCGACTTACTGGTGTCCCGCGCCAAGATCGAAAAACCTGTGCCTGAGTGTGACCTGATTGTTAAAGGTGTCATTGGCGGCGAAGCCCGCGGCGGTTTGATGCAGAGCAACGGCCTGTTTAAGTTAGACAGTATGTCTGATAGCTTAATATCCGATAAGAAGCTGAGAAAATTAGCTAAACAGGACGGAAACCACCTTACCTATACCTGTGTGCCTCCGGGATCTGGTCAGCGTATGGGCATAGACAGAAATGAAGACGGTCATTTCGACCGGGATGAAGTTGCCCGCGTGGCAAAGGCCGGTAGTGCAAAGTAA
- a CDS encoding ABC transporter ATP-binding protein → MDSIIKLSQLSKVFETEELQTHALKDINLTINKGDYVSISGPSGCGKSTLLSILGLLDMPTSGQYFVEGRDVSQLSLDEAAEVRNEKIGFIFQSFNLIDELSVFDNVALPLRYHREKQSDQAMKERVTWCLEQVGMTHRASHKPNQLSGGQQQRVAIARALVADPALLLVDEPTGNLDSKSGDMVMDVLERLNKNGTTLCMVTHDPRYADMARTQLKLSDGVIFNPANMTQQKVAV, encoded by the coding sequence ATGGACTCCATTATTAAACTTAGCCAGCTCAGTAAAGTGTTTGAAACCGAAGAGTTGCAAACACATGCATTAAAAGACATCAACCTGACCATCAACAAAGGTGATTATGTTTCTATCTCGGGTCCATCCGGTTGCGGTAAATCAACCCTACTCTCTATCCTGGGATTATTGGACATGCCGACTTCGGGGCAATATTTTGTTGAAGGACGAGATGTTTCCCAATTAAGCCTGGACGAGGCGGCTGAAGTCAGAAATGAAAAAATTGGCTTTATATTTCAATCGTTTAACTTGATAGATGAACTGTCGGTGTTTGATAATGTTGCTCTGCCGCTGCGCTATCACAGAGAAAAGCAAAGCGATCAGGCGATGAAAGAGCGTGTGACCTGGTGCTTAGAGCAAGTGGGCATGACCCACCGCGCCAGCCACAAACCCAACCAGCTTTCCGGTGGTCAGCAACAAAGGGTTGCCATAGCCCGAGCCCTGGTGGCCGATCCGGCTTTATTACTGGTAGATGAGCCTACCGGAAACCTGGACTCAAAAAGCGGCGACATGGTGATGGATGTGCTGGAGCGCTTGAATAAAAACGGTACCACCTTGTGTATGGTGACCCATGATCCCCGCTATGCCGATATGGCCCGCACCCAGTTAAAACTGTCCGACGGTGTTATTTTTAATCCGGCTAACATGACACAGCAAAAGGTAGCGGTATGA
- a CDS encoding ABC transporter permease, whose translation MSTILYQYKQAWAGLKKTPGFILSVVISMGLTLGALLCVLTLANVLLNDPLPYPEQESLYKVDQSLINDSGEEWAKAYNYPGLMHLYKKQQAFSEIGLLYYDYNIVSSLATQPNVNTTFVTPGWADLFQGELVMGRHFSDSEEVNTHNPVAILSYQMWQQEFQGADDVLSKSLIINDVSFRIVGVLAQSFVEPEIYNVGYKTQVWLPWDFNPTPERAFQAWNRVQEPMLVVGKLKPGLVASQVEQSLTTMMDDTWQQAVVGDEYFNGWRIDMSVQSLKSTILGDTERTILLLIAGVVGLLLIAIANISNLFMARTVQKQRDLAICASVGAKKSHLFNMLFAESSLLLSMALLLALLVAHTGFDIMQSFLSDVLPRVHELSINGFTLVSAVILTLLCALGFTALSNNMLNYKALNLVLRSSGKGTSFQVAKSIRQLLIVSQVAIASCLVFANFNLIEQAYSVISAPYGFTMENRVYVSVMTTGTKADSEEKSVVMSQFAEQLEQLPQVRGVSRSVSPLRNMGSRAITMEGSKQKITPELKYIDDKYLSMVEQPLLYGNTFSREDILDNTPVVLVNASFAERVSTDLQQVVGQTLSFGDDTVYTVIGVVADTIMPGTTEPKVQLFKHTSIRGGSFLIELAPDYELDREQAAQILRGISSQYSLFEMKPLMQTRMRMLFSQFTMAITSASLALVTFLLASIGLYGILSYTTQLRRFELGTRMALGAKRFAIVGLVIGENTMTVVLGFIASVIILFSLYIGFSAELNAYIGEQLILISVITLSLITWICLFACYWPVRAYINRPVINTLRE comes from the coding sequence ATGAGCACAATACTTTATCAATACAAGCAGGCCTGGGCCGGCTTAAAAAAGACCCCGGGGTTTATTTTAAGTGTTGTCATCAGTATGGGGCTCACCTTAGGCGCGCTGTTATGTGTGCTGACCTTGGCGAATGTGCTGTTAAATGATCCGCTGCCGTATCCCGAGCAGGAAAGCTTATATAAAGTCGACCAGTCGCTGATCAATGACAGCGGTGAGGAATGGGCGAAAGCCTATAACTACCCGGGTTTGATGCACCTGTATAAAAAGCAGCAAGCTTTCAGCGAGATAGGTTTGCTCTATTACGACTATAACATTGTCAGCTCGCTGGCGACCCAGCCAAATGTCAACACCACTTTCGTCACCCCGGGATGGGCAGACTTGTTCCAGGGCGAACTGGTCATGGGACGGCACTTTAGCGACAGTGAAGAAGTAAATACCCATAACCCTGTGGCAATATTGAGCTATCAGATGTGGCAGCAGGAATTTCAGGGGGCCGACGATGTACTCAGCAAAAGCCTGATCATCAATGATGTCAGTTTCCGTATCGTCGGTGTATTGGCACAATCCTTTGTTGAACCTGAAATTTATAATGTCGGTTATAAAACTCAAGTCTGGCTGCCCTGGGACTTTAACCCCACCCCGGAGCGCGCGTTCCAGGCCTGGAACCGGGTTCAGGAGCCTATGCTGGTGGTCGGCAAGTTAAAACCCGGCCTGGTGGCTTCCCAGGTTGAGCAATCGTTAACGACGATGATGGATGATACCTGGCAACAGGCCGTTGTCGGCGACGAATACTTTAACGGCTGGCGCATTGATATGTCGGTGCAGTCTTTAAAAAGTACCATTTTAGGGGATACCGAACGTACCATTTTGTTATTGATTGCCGGTGTTGTCGGGCTGCTATTGATCGCTATTGCCAACATCAGTAACCTCTTTATGGCGCGCACGGTGCAAAAACAGCGGGACCTGGCTATTTGTGCCTCTGTCGGGGCGAAAAAGAGCCATTTGTTTAATATGCTGTTTGCCGAAAGTAGCCTGCTGTTGTCGATGGCGTTATTGTTGGCGCTGCTGGTGGCGCATACCGGTTTTGATATTATGCAAAGCTTTTTAAGCGATGTTCTGCCGCGGGTGCATGAACTGAGCATCAATGGTTTTACCTTAGTGTCTGCGGTGATCTTAACCTTGCTTTGTGCCTTGGGCTTTACCGCTTTAAGTAACAATATGCTGAATTACAAGGCCCTTAATTTAGTGCTGCGCAGCAGCGGTAAAGGCACCAGTTTCCAGGTGGCCAAATCAATCCGTCAGCTGCTTATTGTCAGTCAGGTGGCGATTGCCAGCTGCCTGGTTTTTGCCAACTTTAACCTGATTGAGCAGGCTTACTCTGTGATCAGCGCCCCTTATGGTTTTACCATGGAAAACCGCGTCTATGTCAGTGTTATGACGACCGGCACTAAAGCCGACAGCGAAGAAAAGTCGGTGGTGATGAGCCAGTTTGCCGAGCAGCTTGAACAATTGCCGCAGGTGCGCGGGGTCAGCCGCTCTGTCAGTCCGCTAAGAAACATGGGCAGCCGGGCGATCACTATGGAGGGGTCAAAACAAAAAATCACCCCTGAGCTGAAGTATATCGATGATAAATATTTAAGCATGGTGGAGCAGCCGCTCTTGTACGGCAATACCTTTAGCCGGGAAGATATCCTGGATAATACCCCGGTGGTGCTGGTCAATGCCTCGTTTGCCGAAAGAGTGTCAACGGATCTGCAGCAAGTGGTCGGTCAAACCCTGAGTTTTGGCGATGATACTGTTTATACCGTGATCGGGGTAGTCGCCGACACTATTATGCCGGGTACCACCGAACCTAAAGTACAGCTGTTCAAGCATACCTCGATTAGAGGCGGCAGCTTTTTAATCGAGTTGGCCCCCGATTATGAGCTTGACCGTGAACAGGCGGCGCAGATACTGCGCGGCATCAGCAGCCAGTACTCTTTATTTGAAATGAAACCGTTAATGCAAACCCGTATGCGCATGCTCTTTAGCCAGTTTACCATGGCGATCACCAGTGCTTCACTGGCGTTGGTGACCTTCTTGCTGGCGAGTATCGGTCTTTACGGTATTTTAAGTTACACCACGCAACTGCGCCGTTTCGAATTGGGCACACGTATGGCCTTAGGTGCGAAACGTTTTGCCATTGTTGGCCTGGTGATCGGTGAAAATACCATGACAGTGGTACTGGGCTTTATTGCCTCGGTGATCATCCTCTTTAGTTTGTATATAGGTTTCTCGGCGGAGCTGAATGCCTATATCGGCGAACAACTGATTCTTATCAGTGTGATAACCTTGTCTTTAATCACCTGGATTTGCCTGTTCGCCTGTTATTGGCCGGTCAGGGCTTATATTAACCGTCCGGTGATCAATACCCTGAGAGAGTGA
- a CDS encoding NAD(P)/FAD-dependent oxidoreductase: protein MDKVDTIIIGAGAVGLAVAAQLSKYQENVLIIDKNAVFGEETSSRNSEVIHAGIYYPQNSYKAKLCVAGKEALYDYCRQRHIPFNPLGKLIVAQNADEEAYLQQLLDNANANGVSDLRWQSRKELVQHSPELSASAALLSPSTGILDVHAYMQSLLAEAEQHGAFFVARTRMLSAQPNDNGFMVTLDSQGEITRLQCRYLINCAGLHSEQVARSIEGLPGHHIPPLHWCRGHYFSYSGKSPFQQLIYPVPEANTVGLGIHATLDMGGQLKFGPDSQYIDELDYQVDPQLKEKFCRAIKRYFPRLDPDRLQPAYSGIRPKLQGPGESFKDFELQDESTHDLPGLIQLFGIESPGITASLAIASQVREKLALG from the coding sequence TTGGACAAAGTTGATACCATTATCATAGGTGCGGGGGCTGTCGGTCTGGCGGTCGCCGCGCAATTGAGCAAATACCAGGAAAATGTCTTAATCATAGATAAAAACGCGGTTTTTGGCGAAGAAACCAGCAGCCGCAACAGTGAAGTGATCCATGCCGGCATTTATTATCCGCAAAACAGCTATAAGGCTAAATTGTGTGTGGCCGGTAAAGAAGCCTTGTATGATTATTGCCGTCAACGCCATATCCCGTTTAATCCTTTGGGTAAGCTGATCGTGGCGCAAAATGCCGATGAAGAAGCCTATTTACAACAATTGCTGGACAATGCCAACGCCAATGGCGTGAGCGATCTTCGCTGGCAAAGCCGTAAGGAACTGGTACAGCATTCTCCCGAATTATCGGCTTCGGCGGCTTTGTTGTCGCCGTCGACCGGGATTTTGGATGTGCATGCCTATATGCAAAGTTTACTGGCAGAAGCGGAGCAACATGGCGCTTTTTTTGTTGCCAGAACCCGGATGTTGTCGGCACAGCCAAATGATAACGGCTTTATGGTGACCCTGGACAGCCAGGGGGAAATTACCCGCTTACAGTGCCGTTATTTAATTAACTGTGCCGGCTTGCACAGCGAGCAGGTGGCCAGGAGTATCGAAGGGCTGCCCGGGCATCATATTCCGCCATTACACTGGTGCCGGGGGCATTATTTTTCTTATAGCGGCAAAAGTCCGTTTCAGCAGTTGATTTATCCGGTACCGGAAGCCAATACCGTAGGGCTGGGGATCCATGCCACTTTGGATATGGGCGGGCAGTTAAAATTTGGTCCCGACAGCCAGTATATCGATGAGCTCGATTACCAGGTGGATCCGCAGTTAAAAGAAAAGTTTTGCCGGGCGATCAAACGTTATTTTCCCAGGCTGGATCCGGACAGGCTGCAACCGGCCTACAGCGGTATCCGTCCTAAATTACAGGGACCGGGAGAGAGCTTTAAAGATTTTGAACTGCAGGATGAAAGCACGCATGATTTGCCGGGATTGATCCAGTTATTCGGTATTGAATCTCCGGGCATCACCGCCAGTCTGGCTATTGCCTCACAGGTCAGGGAGAAACTGGCCTTAGGTTGA